One window from the genome of Nicotiana sylvestris chromosome 9, ASM39365v2, whole genome shotgun sequence encodes:
- the LOC138878435 gene encoding uncharacterized protein, with the protein MGLRELILEKANGLRYSIHPSVVKMYHHLKQHYWWRRIKKYIIGYVSQCLNCQQVKYEHQILSGLLQKIDIPEGKWKHINMGLCGAFMKGENVLLQVSPIKVVLRFGKKEKWSPRYLGPSELFEGVGKVAYIISLSPSSLGVHLRCHVYMFQKHHEDLSHALDFSSVPLDKDLTYDAELVAIFDKKVQKLRLKNIAVLKARWRGQAVKEAILKTKHDMSSIYPHLFA; encoded by the exons ATGGGGTTGAGAGAGTTGATCCTTGAGAAGGCTAATGGtttgcggtattctattcatcctaGTGTTGTGAAGATGTACCATCATTTgaagcagcattattggtggcggaggatcAAGAAATACATCATTGGATATGTttctcagtgtttgaattgtcagcaggtcaagtatgagcatcaaaTACTTAGTGGTTTGCTTCAAAAGATTGATATACCAGAGGGGAAGTGGAAGCATATCAATATGGGACTTTGTGGAG CTTTCATGAAGGGTGAGAATGTTCTTCTGCAAGTTTCGCCTATAAAGGTCGTgctgagatttgggaagaaggaaaAGTGGAGCCCTCGGTATCTTGGTCCTTCCGAGCTGTTCGAGGGAGTTGGTAAGGTTGCCTACATAATTTCTTTGTCACCCAGCTCATTGGGAGTTCATCTGAGGTGTCATGTTTATATGTTTCAGAAGCACCATGAGGATCTGTCACATGCATTGGATTTCAGCTCGGTGccgttggacaaggatttgacttatgatgcggagctagtggctatttttgataaaaaggTTCAAAAGCTTAGATTGAAGAATATTGCGGTGTTGAAGGCTCGATGGAGAGGTCAAGCAGTCAAGGAGGCAATTTTGAAGACCAAACATGATATGTCGAGCATATATCCTCACCTTTTtgcttaa